The Amblyomma americanum isolate KBUSLIRL-KWMA chromosome 6, ASM5285725v1, whole genome shotgun sequence genome has a window encoding:
- the Dtd gene encoding D-aminoacyl-tRNA deacylase: MRAVIQRVRSAAVHVDGRLVSSIGRGLCVLVGIHRDDTEDDIDYIVRKVLNLKLFDDDGGKRWKQSTRDLQFEVLCVSQFTLYGTLKGNKPDFHLAMEGDRSKQFYERFLHKIRAEYREDLVKDGEFGALMKVDIQNDGPVTLEIESSAFRKAVPLPQERGEPDGGAADGAVP, encoded by the coding sequence ATGCGCGCCGTCATCCAGCGGGTTCGATCGGCAGCAGTACATGTCGACGGACGCCTAGTTAGCTCCATAGGCCGCGGCCTGTGCGTCCTGGTGGGGATCCACCGCGATGACACCGAAGACGACATCGACTACATCGTTCGTAAGGTCCTCAACCTCAAACTTTTTGACGACGACGGCGGAAAGCGATGGAAGCAGTCAACGAGGGACCTGCAGTTCGAAGTGTTGTGTGTGAGTCAGTTCACGCTGTATGGCACACTCAAGGGCAACAAGCCTGACTTCCACCTTGCCATGGAAGGAGACCGCTCAAAGCAGTTTTACGAAAGGTTCCTGCACAAGATCAGGGCAGAGTACCGGGAAGACTTGGTGAAAGACGGAGAGTTCGGAGCGTTGATGAAGGTGGACATTCAGAACGATGGCCCCGTGACTTTGGAAATAGAGTCGTCGGCTTTCCGAAAGGCTGTGCCTTTGCCGCAGGAGCGCGGGGAGCCCGACGGCGGTGCTGCTGATGGTGCAGTACCCTGA